The proteins below come from a single Dermacentor albipictus isolate Rhodes 1998 colony chromosome 7, USDA_Dalb.pri_finalv2, whole genome shotgun sequence genomic window:
- the LOC135917201 gene encoding epoxide hydrolase 2-like → MVPAPIGKLMVLAIGTSMWIWLKAYVNLQLFLYGDSILHPLHRLEPPDFMNNSYGQHQYVNLTNITVHYVTKGCTENGTARPMLLFLHGFLDFWYSWNRQIPSLSEEFCVVAPDLRGYGNTTRPEDTAQYLMRNLIEDVKGLLEHLNSNHARKVVLVGHDWGGMISFCFATLHEKLIDGMVIINGMHPMAFAKQLFTSMRQIRMSWYQLPFRHPVIPERYLIMHDLKFFDKVHRGFTANETEAHKYMFSQNGSLTGAISYYRAFNNDSKQLQKLPYKKINVSTLILWAEEDAFIMTPIAKYNQEWLQTSEVVYYRGAGHWLPRECSTQVTEQIRKFATNITKTTTATGEVKPESVQGMCQEASFPTPRGWLSILFPWLPRNANLPRPMKG, encoded by the exons ATGGTGCCCGCACCGATAGGCAAACTTATGGTTCTGGCGATCGGAACAAGCATGTGGATCTGGCTCAAGGCTTACGTCAATCTCCAACTTTTTTTGTACGGCGACAGTATTCTCCATCCACTGCACAGGTTGGAGCCACCAGACTTCATGAACAATTCGTATGGACAACACCAATACGTAAATTTGACG AACATTACTGTTCATTATGTGACAAAGGGATGCACGGAGAATGGCACAGCGAGGCCCATGTTACTTTTCCTGCATGGGTTTCTCGACTTTTGGTACTCTTGGAACAGGCAAATACCTAGCCTTAGCGAGGAATTTTG TGTTGTTGCACCAGACTTGCGTGGCTATGGGAATACTACAAGACCTGAGGACACCGCCCAGTACTTGATGCGGAATCTAATCGAAGATGTAAAAGGACTGCTTGAACACCTAA ATTCAAACCACGCAAGGAAGGTGGTTCTCGTTGGTCACGACTGGGGAGGCATGATCAGCTTCTGCTTTGCGACATTGCACGAAAAATTGATCGACGGCATGGTGATCATCAACGGCATGCATCCGATGGCATTTGCAAAACAACTCTTTACAAGTATGAGGCAAATAAGAATGTCCTG GTACCAACTTCCATTTCGACATCCCGTTATTCCCGAGCGGTATTTAATAATGCACGATTTGAAGTTCTTTGACAAAGTGCACAGGGGTTTCACTGCAAACGAGACAGAGGCCCACAAGTACATGTTTTCGCAGAATG GTTCGCTGACCGGTGCCATAAGCTACTACCGTGCCTTCAACAATGACAGTAAACAACTACAGAAGCTGCCGTACAAGAAGATCAACGTTTCCACTTTGATTCTGTGGGCAGAGGAAGATGCATTCATTATGACTCCTATAGCCAAGTATAACCAGGAGTGGTTACAAACATCAGAGGTCGTGTACTACAGAGGCGCAGGCCACTGGCTACCCAGAGAATGCTCCACGCAAGTAACTGAGCAAATTCGTAAATTTGCAACGAATATCACGAAAACCACAACAGCAACAGGAGAAGTGAAACCAGAGAGCGTGCAGGGAATGTGTCAAGAAGCCAGCTTTCCAACCCCGCGGGGATGGTTGTCGATATTGTTTCCGTGGCTTCCCCGTAATGCCAACCTTCCCAGACCAATGAAAGGATGA